The Phyllopteryx taeniolatus isolate TA_2022b chromosome 13, UOR_Ptae_1.2, whole genome shotgun sequence nucleotide sequence TGGCCCCGTTTCCTGTCGGCGTATATAATTACCAGCAAATGTAGGAATTGAGTGTGAGGATCCGGCAGGAAAAGTGTTGTATCAAACATAGATAAGACAGCATTCAAATCCCACTTTGAACAATGCTTAAAATGAGCGCACGTCACTGATTCCATGTCCATTATtagaataaaaacaagaaacaccattaaaaaaaatactcaagaaaactacaaaatgctatttaaattatttagaaaaaaatggactAGTGGAATGTACTATGAAAATATTTCTAATCAtatactaaatatatatattcgaaagacaaattaattataaataaataaaagacaaaactaTAAATAGACCAGGGTGAAATATgttattgttatatatttttgttcatgtaTGATGAGAATTGTTGCGTGATATTATTATGATCAATAAAGAGTGTGGAAAAGTAGAGGTTAAAAAgataatatattttgtttacgctattttttaaatatcataaaaatgactattaaaataaatactgcaacacttattttatgtaattttcaAAATAGGAAGTAAAATAGGcatagtacaaaaataaaaaaattatatactacaattgttttaacaaattacaaaaatcaTATTAGtgacatatatagatatatatttttaataaaaatatactaatactttatttaatattatgaataatattatatttaatatgtaataataatacaataatatttgTGGCTGTTTCTAAAATGATTACCACCTATATTTGTATctattgaaaaatacaaaatatatatttataatgcaTACACAACTgtgcgtgtatgtatatattaaaataatcaaatatgaaaattaaaaatgttcttttgaaaaattattcaatatatatatttagattagactttacaccgattttatcggcatcggccgataattcgcattttatgatgatcggctttaatgtcataattcgccgatccgatcaacgacgtcatcgatcggatccgcaaaagacatttactccgcgtcgccatcgtgcacagtatatttgaatccaaaagctagtttatttttagccttgtcgcgtgtcttttgacgtagtactgtaaatatctgacggccaatgaagttatttaaaaaaaaaaaaatttttaaacatggtggtggtgtgagacagacaacacttaatgcccggatcagactacaagacaaatttgctttttcacaattgcactacgtcagactactgcaataaaatcttgtattccgataccaccgcatcctattttttacgatcatcgggctttatcttgtcaactccaatgcgaccggatacactcgttaccgtggcggcgccgactttgtattattaGGACAAAAATGGGTAagaacgtgtgttggtggtcaccggtgctcaagaCAGGAAaagacgttcgtttaaggcttgtttgaggtatgttcacgtacttttaataccatacggctcgcaagcaggcaacaaaaccgttatgtagcctagcaagctagtgctagcgttaacggttgtacgtaaacatgtcgCCGTTCTgacgaatcatgctctaaagtttcggtgtgggtgaagtcatttaattcaaaataaagtcatttaattacagtaagttagcacccattagatagatagatagatagatagatagatagatagatagatagatagatagatagatagatagatagatagatagatagatagatagatagatttttttctttgaaagaaCATTGCATATAGAAACTATATCCGAGACACaattttccatttaatttaaaaatgctatttataaattatatttaaaaaagtgaaattatagtacatacaaaagtcatatttgcaacaatttaaataaaaacaaaacaaaaatacatttaataagaatgtgtattttttatgttcaaatgtCATGTAACAATATATTATTTCGCAGCAGTTTCTTAGTTATAATTGCATCAATCGATATAGAAAACTATAAATTAATAGCTTTCAAAATGAATCGATCCTTAAATATTCATTCTGTTGCTTTGTGTGTTGTTGGATCAGCTGTCACGTGCCTGGCTATATGGGGATATCCGGCTCACagtctgtgtgcgtgttgttgtttttgagaaggaggaggggggggcgggggggatgcATGGACCTGAGAACCCCCTtggtcgccccccccccccctcccatctGTATGTCACGGAAAATTTGCAGAACAGGGACCTCCCCCCTTCAAAAGCGTGCGGCAGCGGGGAGGGAGCAGACACAACGCCCCCCGACCTGGAGTCACCCTCTCAGGTGATAAACACCCCCCCGCTACCAGGACTAATTTCGGctcaggataaaaaaaaaaaaaagcatggaaaAAGAGGCGGCGGGTGCTTACCAGGTATTAGACAGCACCCAGATATCGTCATTGGACCCGGGAGGACGGATGCACGAGACGGGGGCTTAGGGTAGTgtccgagtgtgtgtgtgtgggggggtcgCTTTCTTTCCGGGGTCGTCGGAGATGAGCTTGGAACGTGTTCTTCCCACTTCCTCCTGGGTGCAGTGCAGTACAGAGCCACCAGAGGGCGCCAAACGCGGCTCACAGCGGTTGGATTCAAAACAGCAGCTCTTGAATATTCACAGCCCCGCCTCCAAAGataaaacatcaacaacacGTATattaatatgcaaaaaaaaaaaaaaaaaaaggagaccaaATATTACGTGATAGCGACGATAAACGGAACAAAATGCCAAATTAGGTACGCCTTATGCAGGTTTAAGGGCTACcttgaaaagaacaaataattacatgaacagattaaaaagtttttttttttttgagaatcaAGCGGTGTATTTTCAAgataaatgtaatatattttcaaaaatagtcaTGTATTTCCATGCgggagttatttttttttaaacactaaattttgtatttcttttcgacttaagtcgtaatgttacaatattGAAGTCGTTTGTCTGCAAGCAAGATTTTACACTttctaggaaaaaaaatagaacactttCAAGATatgaagttgtatattttcaaaatgaaggTTGTAATTTTATGGGAATAATGTCGTCTGGTTTTTGAGACAAAAAGgcatatattttcaagataaagtaagatattttcaaaattaaagtgatatgttttcagacaaaaacagtattttttttcaacagaaaattgtgtatttttttagattaaagttggaatattacaagaaagaaGTCGTACATCTTCAAGAAAGATTTCATATTTTCTCAGGAAAGAAGCAGCACATTTTCACGACATGGAAGTCGTATATTTTCACGAttaaggttgtaatgttacaagggTTAGGTTGTGTATTTTAAGATCATTgtatatttacaatacattctTATTATGATAATTAAGTCCTATactttcaacaaaatattgaaagtattttcaagaacaaaattGCAACATTGCGAGAATAGTTGTCGATCATCAAATAATCTGTATATTTCTTTAGGAAAATAAGTCATATATTTACAagattaaagtcataatattacaactaacTTGTatataatcacaaaaaaatatatatttttttgggaacTGTAAATCAGATATTTTTAAGATGAAAGACAATCTTACCAGAATAAAATTgaggaaaaggggggggggaaacatttttGATGGAAGAAGTAACATATTTTTGAGATTATCAttgaaatattatgagaattaaATCTTacatattttttagaaaatatattgtacatttatGCGATTAAAATCACTacgaaaataaagttttttttcaagggaaaatcattttcaagattcaaattgtTGCATTATGAGAATAGTTGTATAATATTGAGAAATGTGGGATATTTTTGAGAAGTCATTTTTCTAGATAGTCATATATTTAcaagattaaagttgtaatattacaagaataaacttgtatattttcaagaatcaagttgtgtattttttcaacaacaacaaaacaagtatATTTTCAGGGACAATCGTTAtacattttcaagaacaaagtcattctaaaagtatttttttatacacaaaaaGTTGTAAATTATCTAAGGAAGTCTATTGGATAGATATTTTCGAGATCAGACTTAATctaacaagaataaagttgtatattttgagGAAAATAGTCGGTTTTTTTCTCCCACCAGTCAGTCATATATTTACACAATTAAAACTATAATGTTAGGAAAATTCAgttgttttcaacaaaaacatttgtgtattttttaggacaatagtttttttcagattaaggttatattattataagaataaagtcgtatattatccaaaaaaaaaggtcatttgcTAGAAAATAAGTCATATATTCACAAGAgtaaatttgtaatattatgagaataaacacATTGCAATATAgttggatatttttttatttaaaacgtcaattttctttgtttaaaatgtaatctCAGAAGAATAAAActattttggaaatatattttatattttccatgaaaaaagtactttttcagatgacaaatatattttcaggatttggaagaaaacaaaaacgaaaacgAATATTTACGAGACTGAAGTTGTAATATCAAGAGAATAAAGTAGTCTAATTTTTCAGAAAAGTACTGGTTTATTTCTGGGAcaaagtcaaatgtttttgtgattaagggtaGATTATTGCAAGTTGTTGTGGGTCTGAatagaatgtttattttttttatttactatggaaagagcaaaaacatcagatttccagcttttatttaaagaccggggggggggggggggggatacattGTACGGAGCCTAATATGACATgcattgaaagaaaaaacaaaaaaactactaaCTAGtttgtgcacacaaaatagtaaCAGTAATTAACACTacagaaaaagcttaacattgagggAAATAATTAATTGCAATGCCAAACATTTCCGGACGTCTTTGTATCtatttgtgtctttgtgttttgtGCGTACGaagtacccccccccctcctccagtGTCTGGCATTCACCCGAGGTGAGTTTTCAGCTCCTTGTGGTGACGGGTTCAGTTCCATTAAGAAGTTCAGTGCATCCCAAGTCGGGCGTCAACGTCCTGGTTTTTCTTCTTGTTCACTTGGCACCTGTCAGCCTGAGGGTCCAGGCCCACTGGCACGGCATCTGGCTGCTGGACAATTGAGGCAAGAAGACCCGGAGACCGCGGGGCGTGGCAGGCTCCCACTGCACGGGCCCGTGACCCAAGAGCACCACCTTGtttcgtgattttttttttaatccccccgcccccagaacagaaacagaaaccacattttaaaatgcaattacCAACTGTCAGACAACAAAAATCAATGCGAGCTTCCCAGAAAACGACGGCGGAATCCGAGAAGGCATCTTAAGGAGTCGGCAGAGGCAACGCGACCACGAGGGCCAGCAGGTGGCGGCGGGTGGGCGTGGATGACGGAATGCTCGCAACAGCAGACGCCCACCGGGACGGTCAGCAAACAAAAGATGGCTACTTGATCACTTTATGAGCGCTGTTCCTTTCGATCACGGATGGCAGAGACTTTTGGAGTAGGTTTAAGTGTGGATTCGCAAAGCGTGACACAAAGACCACTCGAGGTACGACAGcttcctctagtggtacgcaaaagaatcactgaattaaatgttcaaactggggATCATTTTAGAGTCccttcaattatttatttatttatttgttgtatcCAGTAGTGTGTGTTTACCGTTtacacaatacatttgcatttaatcattttgaaatatttaagcacagtgttaatgttgaaacggtgcataatgttacagcggctaacaaaaacataaaatactttttaggaataaaaggTGCCTCCTTTTGAGTGAACATTTGGGCCTACTGTGCtactcttttaaaaaaaacatttttaaatgtatttaacctttgactcACAGGTCAACTGGGCTAATATTGTGAGAAGTAGTGCAAATGGTTCACCCAGGAAATCACATGTCCGTAGGGGCTGTTGTTTCTAAAATGTCGTATTCTAAGCTTAGTGTACGGGGGTGCACCCAATACGGCTTACCTTACTGTGTCCTAGTGTAAGCTCCGGTTCGCTGAGGAGTAAAGATCCGTCATCGGGCCACGCGAGGAAAACGGCAAAGACGGCGTTCTGCCGCGGCCTGGACGTGTACCAGACGCCGGGCGCGACGGCGTCCTTCTGCGCCCGCCAGGCGCTGCTGTTGTACACCGCCTCGCCGTTCACCCGGAGCCAGCGCCCAACCTGGCGCAGGCGCTCCTCGAAGATGGGCGCGATCCTCCCGTCCGCCGTGGGGCCCACGTTCATCAGCAGGTTGCCGCCGCACGACACGGTCTCCACCAACGTCTGGGCGAAGACACAGTGAAGGTAAATTGGAAAATTCCGCCCCCGGCGCCGGTTTCATTTAGCTACATGACATTTGGTAGGCATGGCTATCATGACCAGACccagaaacaaaaccaaaaaaaagtctcaagaagtcatCTCCTTCAAAGCGGTTTCGTTGGACCTATTTACCGCCACGAGCTCCTCGATGGTGAGGTAGTCAGGCGAGCGGGGCGTTGCGCCTGTAGCCCCATGACTTGGTGTCGATGGTCATGCAGTTTTCCCACTTGTGCGGCAGCAGATGACCCGGCTGGTAACGGTCGGCGCAGGTGTAGTAGCCGCCGTGTTTGCAGATAGAGCCCGAGCCCCACCGGTCGTTGGTCACCACAGTGTCCCGCACGGGActgtgggtttaaaaaaaaaaaaataaaaaaagtaattcgatttttttatgatttttaatattaaaatattaaatacaaaatgtgaagGGAGGAGGTCAATATTGTATCTAAAATATCCCTTCATTTGGGAATTATATGTTTACCTGTCATTGTAGAGCCAGGCTAGGAATCCGGTGCTGTTCCAGTACTTGTCCGGCGCGTCCCCGTCCCCGTCCGACCACAGCACGTCGGGCTTGTACGTCAGCACCAGCTCGTAAAGTTCGGGCAAACTCTTTGTGACGGCGAAGCGGTTGGTGGCGAAGCGGTTGGCAGGCGTCCTGCAGGAACAGCGGATGAAACCACTCGAAGAGCGAGTGGTACAGGCCCAGGCGCAGGTCGCTGTGGGCGCGCAGGCGCGCTCGCCACCTCCGCCACCAGGTCGCGCTTGGGGCCCACGTCCACCGCGTTCCAGTTCCAAGAGGTCTCGGAGCCCCACAGCGTGAAGCCTGGGGGATGATTGACAGCTTCAATTGGCACGCGTTGCATGTTGGTTAACCAGCGAACATCAGTGCAGCATTGTTTTTACAGGTATGCGTGCGTTTTATCACTGTTGAGATTTTTGATGGCTGAAAGGATAAAGCGGCACCTTCGTGGTGTTTGGTGGTCAGCACGATGTACTTGGCTCCCGATGCGGCAAAGATGTCCGTCCATTCTTCGGCGTCAAAGAACTCTGCGGTGAAGCGCGGCGCAAAGTCTTGATACTTAAAGTCCGGCGGGTAATTCCTCTGCATGAAGGCCACGTACGACTGCACTTTTTGCCCCTTCCAGTACCACCTGCAGGACAAGACAAACGCCACTAGGTGCCAGTATTGCTCTGCTTCATGTTACCCCTCCATCTTCAAAAGATGAGTAGTTTGACTTTAATTTCGAGTTCACTGTGTAACTTTGAAGACTGGCGAGTAAAGGCCTCACCAGAACCACTCGCTGCCGAAGCTGGGCACGGAGAAGACCCCCCAGTGGATGAAGATGCCGAACTTGGCCTGGTCATACCACTCCGGCAGTGGCCTGGTGTCGATGGACTCCCAGTTGGGTTCGTATTTCGATTCGGTGACGCCGATAGACAGCAGGCAAACGAGGAAAAACGTAGCGGTTAAATACCGCCATTTTCTGTCCAAATCACTCGATGGGCTCATTACAAGCAGCAAAGTGAAGAAGATACATTAAGCGGGCCACTTCttagcctcttttttttttaactacttacAAACAAGGAAGTGAATGCGGCCTTAGATGATGACGTATGTTTGATTTAACTAACACTTTTCGGCATCGACTGGCAAGTCAAATTTCCGTGGGAGATTTGGACAGTGTATAAAAGATATTTATTGTAACTTTTTTAGTTGTTCA carries:
- the fuca2 gene encoding LOW QUALITY PROTEIN: plasma alpha-L-fucosidase (The sequence of the model RefSeq protein was modified relative to this genomic sequence to represent the inferred CDS: deleted 3 bases in 3 codons), with the translated sequence MSPSSDLDRKWRYLTATFFLVCLLSIGVTESKYEPNWESIDTRPLPEWYDQAKFGIFIHWGVFSVPSFGSEWFWWYWKGQKVQSYVAFMQRNYPPDFKYQDFAPRFTAEFFDAEEWTDIFAASGAKYIVLTTKHHEGFTLWGSETSWNWNAVDVGPKRDLVAEVASALRAHSDLRLGLYHSLFEWFHPLFLQDPANRFATNRFAVTKSLPELYELVLTYKPDVLWSDGDGDAPDKYWNSTGFLAWLYNDSPVRDTVVTNDRWGSGSICKHGGYYTCADRYQPGHLLPHKWENCMTIDTKSWGYRRNAPLADYLTIEELVATLVETVSCGGNLLMNVGPTADGRIAPIFEERLRQVGRWLRVNGEAVYNSSAWRAQKDAVAPGVWYTSRPRQNAVFAVFLAWPDDGSLLLSEPELTLGHSKVVLLGHGPVQWEPATPRGLRVFLPQLSSSQMPCQWAWTLRLTGAK